In a single window of the Globicephala melas chromosome 10, mGloMel1.2, whole genome shotgun sequence genome:
- the LOC115852786 gene encoding DNA dC->dU-editing enzyme APOBEC-3B-like isoform X2 produces the protein MEPQHPRQRAGMGLASKGGCSQRPRIRHPVERLDRQTFSFHFRNLRFASERNCTYLCYQVERLKHCSPDFSDWGVFQNWVYACHVELCFLSWFRAKKLSSHEQYHITWFLSWSPCLSCAEQVVAFLKENRNVRLSIFAARLYYFWDPDYQHGLRILHDQRAWVRIMSFRDFKYCWKNFVYNQGMPFKPWKKLRKNYQFLVAKLHEILGNTMNLLKPNIFRRQFGNQPRVPQPCRRRKTYLCYQLKQLDGFTLDKGCFQNKKQRHAEIRFIDKITSLNLDPNQRYKIICYVTWSPCAACAGELVDFINGQDNLSLQIFASRLYFHWVKVFQRGLQQLQAAQVSVAVMTRSEFEDCWEEFVDNQGMPFESWDKLEQYSESISRRLQRILSPSNWNNLEDSFRDLRLGSPSPSSLRSDSR, from the exons ATGGAGCCCCAGCACCCGAGACAAAGGGCAGGGATGGGACTAGCCAGCAAAGGAGGCTGCAGCCAGAGGCCCCGGATCAG ACACCCAGTGGAGCGGTTAGATCGCCAAACCTTCTCCTTCCACTTTCGCAACCTGAGATTTGCCAGTGAGCGGAACTGCACCTACCTCTGCTACCAGGTGGAAAGACTGAAGCACTGCTCACCTGACTTCTCCGACTGGGGGGTCTTTCAAAACTGG GTCTATGCCTGCCATGTGGAACTCTGCTTCCTCTCTTGGTTTCGCGCTAAGAAGCTGTCCTCTCACGAGCAGTACCACATCACCTGGTTCTTATCCTGGAGCCCCTGCTTGTCATGTGCAGAGCAGGTGGTTGCGTTCCTGAAGGAGAACAGGAACGTGAGGCTGAGCATCTTCGCCGCCCGCCTCTACTACTTCTGGGATCCAGATTACCAGCACGGGCTGCGCATACTGCACGACCAGAGGGCCTGGGTGCGCATCATGTCTTTCCGAG ACTttaaatactgttggaaaaactTTGTGTACAATCAGGGAATGCCCTTCAAGCCTTGGAAGAAACTGCGTAAAAATTATCAGTTCCTGGTGGCAAAGCTTCATGAAATTCTCGG AAACACAATGAATCTGCTAAAACCAAATATATTCAGACGACAGTTTGGCAACCAGCCCCGGGTCCCACAGCCCTGCCGCCGGAGGAAGACCTATCTGTGCTACCAGCTGAAGCAGCTCGATGGCTTCACGCTTGACAAAGGCTGCTTCCAAAACAAG AAACAGCGACATGCAGAAATTCGCTTTATTGACAAGATCACCTCACTGAATCTCGACCCAAACCAGCGCTACAAAATCATCTGCTATGTCACGTGGAGCCCCTGCGCTGCCTGTGCCGGGGAACTGGTTGATTTCATCAACGGTCAGGACAACCTGAGCCTGCAGATCTTTGCCTCCCGCCTGTACTTCCACTGGGTCAAGGTGTTTCAGAGGGGGCTGCAGCAGCTACAGGCAGCCCAGGTCTCAGTGGCTGTCATGACCCGCTCAG AGTTTGAAGACTGCTGGGAAGAATTTGTGGATAACCAGGGGATGCCCTTCGAGTCCTGGGATAAGCTGGAGCAATACAGTGAGAGCATAAGCCGTCGGCTCCAGAGGATCCTGTCG CCCTCGAATTGGAATAATTTAGAGGATTCCTTCAGAGACTTGAGACTTGGATCCCCATCCCCTTCGTCGTTAAGAAGTGACTCAAGATGA
- the LOC115852786 gene encoding DNA dC->dU-editing enzyme APOBEC-3B-like isoform X1: MEPQHPRQRAGMGLASKGGCSQRPRIRHPVERLDRQTFSFHFRNLRFASERNCTYLCYQVERLKHCSPDFSDWGVFQNWVYACHVELCFLSWFRAKKLSSHEQYHITWFLSWSPCLSCAEQVVAFLKENRNVRLSIFAARLYYFWDPDYQHGLRILHDQRAWVRIMSFRDFKYCWKNFVYNQGMPFKPWKKLRKNYQFLVAKLHEILGISATKRHRLGDLTTGVYFLTDMEARSPRSRSRNTMNLLKPNIFRRQFGNQPRVPQPCRRRKTYLCYQLKQLDGFTLDKGCFQNKKQRHAEIRFIDKITSLNLDPNQRYKIICYVTWSPCAACAGELVDFINGQDNLSLQIFASRLYFHWVKVFQRGLQQLQAAQVSVAVMTRSEFEDCWEEFVDNQGMPFESWDKLEQYSESISRRLQRILSPSNWNNLEDSFRDLRLGSPSPSSLRSDSR, encoded by the exons ATGGAGCCCCAGCACCCGAGACAAAGGGCAGGGATGGGACTAGCCAGCAAAGGAGGCTGCAGCCAGAGGCCCCGGATCAG ACACCCAGTGGAGCGGTTAGATCGCCAAACCTTCTCCTTCCACTTTCGCAACCTGAGATTTGCCAGTGAGCGGAACTGCACCTACCTCTGCTACCAGGTGGAAAGACTGAAGCACTGCTCACCTGACTTCTCCGACTGGGGGGTCTTTCAAAACTGG GTCTATGCCTGCCATGTGGAACTCTGCTTCCTCTCTTGGTTTCGCGCTAAGAAGCTGTCCTCTCACGAGCAGTACCACATCACCTGGTTCTTATCCTGGAGCCCCTGCTTGTCATGTGCAGAGCAGGTGGTTGCGTTCCTGAAGGAGAACAGGAACGTGAGGCTGAGCATCTTCGCCGCCCGCCTCTACTACTTCTGGGATCCAGATTACCAGCACGGGCTGCGCATACTGCACGACCAGAGGGCCTGGGTGCGCATCATGTCTTTCCGAG ACTttaaatactgttggaaaaactTTGTGTACAATCAGGGAATGCCCTTCAAGCCTTGGAAGAAACTGCGTAAAAATTATCAGTTCCTGGTGGCAAAGCTTCATGAAATTCTCGG GATATCCGCAACGAAacgccacagactgggtgacttaacaaCAGGTGTTTACTTTCTCACGGatatggaggctagaagtccaagatcaaggagtcG AAACACAATGAATCTGCTAAAACCAAATATATTCAGACGACAGTTTGGCAACCAGCCCCGGGTCCCACAGCCCTGCCGCCGGAGGAAGACCTATCTGTGCTACCAGCTGAAGCAGCTCGATGGCTTCACGCTTGACAAAGGCTGCTTCCAAAACAAG AAACAGCGACATGCAGAAATTCGCTTTATTGACAAGATCACCTCACTGAATCTCGACCCAAACCAGCGCTACAAAATCATCTGCTATGTCACGTGGAGCCCCTGCGCTGCCTGTGCCGGGGAACTGGTTGATTTCATCAACGGTCAGGACAACCTGAGCCTGCAGATCTTTGCCTCCCGCCTGTACTTCCACTGGGTCAAGGTGTTTCAGAGGGGGCTGCAGCAGCTACAGGCAGCCCAGGTCTCAGTGGCTGTCATGACCCGCTCAG AGTTTGAAGACTGCTGGGAAGAATTTGTGGATAACCAGGGGATGCCCTTCGAGTCCTGGGATAAGCTGGAGCAATACAGTGAGAGCATAAGCCGTCGGCTCCAGAGGATCCTGTCG CCCTCGAATTGGAATAATTTAGAGGATTCCTTCAGAGACTTGAGACTTGGATCCCCATCCCCTTCGTCGTTAAGAAGTGACTCAAGATGA